Proteins co-encoded in one Desulfitobacterium hafniense DCB-2 genomic window:
- a CDS encoding GGDEF domain-containing protein, translating into MNYNSIPTEIIDTILAELKIGLTLVNNTGKIIYFNQLAGELLGWDNKLPENTILSCHKKENQPKVIEKLNQPAAMEWHKVIKTQNRFIENAYSPINIPDKFMGAMILTKDVTAREESLEKLKKNAETDALTGLYNRNLFHTVIQSYITESKPYGLIMLDISGLKYINDHFGHEEGDRILKEAAEAIRSSIRDTDFAFRFGGDEFLILTSYQEAVLKTIANRIRSKNKIPTENTPAVLNLSLGYATSLEEKNMEAVLSSADQRMYRDKQLFYLGDGKYFKQ; encoded by the coding sequence ATGAATTACAATTCCATTCCAACTGAGATTATCGATACTATCCTTGCGGAATTAAAAATCGGTTTAACTCTTGTCAACAATACGGGAAAAATTATTTATTTCAATCAGTTGGCCGGTGAATTGCTTGGCTGGGACAATAAGCTCCCCGAAAATACTATTCTCTCCTGTCACAAAAAAGAAAACCAGCCCAAAGTGATTGAGAAACTTAATCAGCCTGCCGCTATGGAATGGCACAAAGTGATTAAAACTCAAAACAGGTTTATTGAGAACGCCTATTCCCCGATCAACATACCGGATAAATTTATGGGGGCAATGATTCTTACCAAGGATGTGACGGCGAGAGAAGAAAGTTTAGAAAAATTAAAGAAAAATGCCGAAACGGATGCCCTCACAGGGCTATATAACCGCAATCTCTTTCATACGGTTATTCAGAGCTATATTACGGAGTCCAAGCCTTACGGGCTGATTATGCTTGACATTAGCGGTTTGAAGTATATCAATGACCATTTTGGCCATGAAGAAGGGGATCGAATCCTCAAGGAAGCTGCTGAGGCTATTCGAAGCAGCATCAGAGATACTGATTTCGCCTTCCGCTTTGGCGGCGATGAGTTTCTGATTCTTACCTCTTATCAGGAAGCCGTTCTCAAAACCATCGCCAACAGAATAAGGAGCAAAAATAAGATTCCGACCGAGAATACTCCCGCGGTATTAAACTTAAGCTTAGGTTATGCCACTTCTTTGGAAGAAAAGAATATGGAGGCTGTTTTGTCCTCAGCCGACCAACGAATGTACCGGGACAAGCAGCTGTTTTATCTGGGTGACGGAAAATACTTTAAACAATAA
- a CDS encoding bifunctional 5,10-methylenetetrahydrofolate dehydrogenase/5,10-methenyltetrahydrofolate cyclohydrolase — MTQILNAKPVVQAMKENLRQEVAALQAEGKAPTLGIIRVGSRPDDVYYENNIIKNCETVGIATKTYPLDLNISMEEFTAVMTQVNDDPSVHGIMLFRPLPPQLDEEVIKHLISADKDIDCMSPLNLEKVFEGDMSGLLPCTPAAVMAILRHYDIELKGANAVVMGRSLVVGKPLSMMLLQDNATVTICHSRTRNLPEVAKNADIVIAAMGRARMIDDNYVAENSIVIDVGINDAGDGKICGDVDYDAVVDKVKGITPVPGGVGSVTTTILLNNLVRACKSQ; from the coding sequence GTGACCCAAATTCTTAATGCCAAGCCGGTGGTTCAGGCCATGAAGGAGAACCTCCGTCAGGAAGTTGCGGCCTTGCAAGCGGAAGGAAAAGCGCCGACGCTGGGAATTATCCGGGTGGGCAGCCGCCCCGATGATGTTTACTACGAGAATAATATCATTAAGAATTGTGAAACTGTAGGAATCGCCACCAAGACCTACCCCCTCGATCTGAATATCAGCATGGAAGAATTTACTGCCGTTATGACTCAGGTCAATGATGACCCTTCTGTGCATGGGATCATGCTTTTCCGGCCTCTGCCCCCACAATTGGATGAAGAAGTCATTAAGCACCTCATTTCAGCGGACAAAGACATTGACTGCATGAGCCCTCTCAATCTGGAGAAGGTCTTTGAAGGGGATATGAGCGGCCTTTTGCCCTGCACACCGGCAGCCGTCATGGCCATCCTGCGCCATTATGACATTGAGCTGAAAGGCGCCAATGCGGTGGTGATGGGAAGAAGCTTAGTCGTTGGCAAGCCCTTGAGCATGATGCTGCTCCAGGACAATGCCACCGTGACCATCTGTCATTCCCGGACCAGGAACCTGCCGGAAGTCGCTAAAAACGCGGATATCGTCATTGCGGCCATGGGCAGAGCCAGAATGATCGATGACAACTATGTTGCGGAAAACAGCATCGTCATCGATGTGGGCATTAATGATGCCGGTGACGGCAAAATTTGCGGCGATGTGGACTATGATGCCGTAGTGGACAAGGTCAAAGGGATCACTCCTGTACCGGGAGGGGTGGGTTCGGTGACCACCACCATTCTCTTAAATAATTTAGTGAGAGCCTGTAAAAGCCAATGA
- a CDS encoding hemolysin family protein — translation MSDSPLLWLFLLQLIFIFFNAIFACAEIAVITMNDNKLAKLSAAGDKRALRLTKLTEQPAGFLATIQVGITLVNLLSSAVATENFSDRLVAWFAGMGFNIPAAVISILSVAIITVLLTYFTVLLGELIPKRLAMKKAEQIALGMSGLIYTVSRIFTPAVWLFTVSTNGLLRLFGVDPNSEDEENAEEEIRMILDAGKQKGTIQPDEQNMIQNIFEFDDISAGELMTHRTEVALLWLDETDEQWQQTINESRHSIYPICSDSPDNILGVLYAKDYFRLKNKARDEVMKNAVQSAYFVPESVRADVLFRNMKKSRNHFAVVVDEYGGMSGIITMNDLLEHLVGDLDDDISMPAESPLIERIDSKTWRIQGSAPLDEVTKQLGVLLPDEDYDTFGGMVFGLLGSIPGDGSTPELEEYGLAIKIIKVKDRRLESALVCLSGAESPDTAGG, via the coding sequence TTGTCGGACAGTCCTTTACTTTGGTTATTTTTACTTCAACTTATTTTTATCTTCTTTAATGCGATTTTTGCCTGTGCGGAAATTGCCGTAATTACCATGAATGATAACAAACTGGCCAAACTGTCCGCTGCCGGTGACAAGCGGGCCTTGCGTCTCACCAAGCTGACTGAACAGCCGGCGGGTTTTCTGGCCACGATCCAGGTTGGTATTACTTTGGTCAATCTTCTGAGCAGTGCCGTGGCTACGGAAAACTTTTCCGACCGCCTGGTGGCCTGGTTTGCCGGGATGGGCTTTAATATTCCTGCAGCCGTCATCAGCATCCTGTCTGTGGCTATCATTACAGTTTTGCTCACCTATTTCACCGTACTCCTGGGCGAACTGATTCCCAAACGCCTGGCTATGAAAAAAGCTGAACAGATTGCCCTGGGCATGTCCGGGCTTATTTATACGGTTTCAAGAATATTTACCCCTGCGGTGTGGCTTTTCACGGTATCCACCAACGGTTTATTGCGGCTCTTCGGGGTTGATCCCAACAGCGAGGATGAAGAAAACGCGGAAGAAGAAATCCGCATGATCCTGGATGCCGGCAAGCAAAAAGGAACCATTCAGCCTGACGAGCAGAATATGATTCAGAACATCTTTGAATTTGACGATATTTCCGCCGGGGAGCTCATGACCCACCGGACGGAAGTTGCTCTCCTGTGGCTTGATGAAACCGATGAACAATGGCAGCAAACCATCAATGAAAGCAGGCATTCCATCTACCCTATCTGCTCGGATAGCCCTGACAACATCCTCGGCGTTTTGTATGCCAAAGATTACTTCAGACTGAAAAACAAAGCCCGTGACGAAGTGATGAAAAACGCCGTACAGTCGGCTTATTTCGTCCCGGAATCCGTACGGGCGGATGTTCTTTTCCGCAATATGAAAAAATCCAGGAACCACTTTGCGGTAGTGGTGGATGAATACGGCGGCATGAGCGGTATCATCACTATGAATGATTTGCTGGAACACCTGGTAGGTGACCTGGATGATGACATTTCCATGCCTGCGGAGTCTCCGCTGATTGAGCGTATTGATTCCAAAACCTGGCGCATTCAGGGCTCTGCACCACTGGACGAAGTGACAAAGCAGCTGGGTGTATTGCTTCCTGATGAAGATTACGACACCTTCGGGGGCATGGTCTTCGGGCTATTGGGCTCCATCCCCGGGGACGGCAGCACCCCGGAGCTTGAGGAATACGGGCTGGCCATCAAGATTATAAAAGTCAAAGACCGCCGGCTGGAAAGCGCGTTGGTCTGCTTGTCAGGGGCTGAATCTCCAGACACGGCAGGCGGGTGA
- a CDS encoding RNA polymerase sigma factor — protein MAYKSARPEDFEVFVTTHENRLYRTALAITGNIPDAEDIVQEVFLRAYEKAPQFESAEHAKAWLIRVTVNLGKSRLRSPWHKRREPFLDSYPASEPKQYELLEQIMALPSKYRTVIHLFYYEDYSIKDISELTGQKEATVRSLLTRARQKLKLSIKEDDYESL, from the coding sequence ATGGCCTATAAGTCTGCCCGGCCGGAAGACTTTGAGGTGTTCGTAACAACACATGAAAACAGACTTTACCGCACAGCGCTGGCGATTACGGGGAATATCCCCGATGCTGAGGACATCGTCCAGGAAGTGTTTCTGCGGGCTTATGAGAAGGCTCCCCAATTTGAATCGGCGGAGCATGCAAAGGCATGGCTGATCCGGGTCACCGTAAACTTAGGCAAAAGCCGTCTGCGCTCACCCTGGCACAAGCGAAGGGAGCCCTTTCTCGATTCTTATCCTGCTTCAGAGCCCAAGCAGTATGAATTGCTGGAGCAGATCATGGCCTTACCTTCCAAATACCGTACGGTCATCCATTTGTTCTATTATGAGGATTATTCCATTAAGGATATTTCCGAGCTGACCGGGCAAAAGGAAGCAACTGTGAGAAGCCTTCTGACCCGTGCCCGGCAGAAGCTCAAGCTTTCTATAAAGGAGGACGATTATGAAAGCTTATAA
- a CDS encoding formate--tetrahydrofolate ligase, whose protein sequence is MAFKSDIEIAQESTMLPVAEIAEKLNIAEEYVESYGKYKAKIDYNLLKERGDTPDGKLILVTAINPTPAGEGKTTTTVGLGDALTHLGKKVVIALREPSLGPVFGVKGGAAGGGYAQVVPMEDINLHFTGDLHAIGAANNLIAALLDNHIYQGNALDIDVRRITWKRCMDMNDRQLRYINDGLGGKANGMPREDGFDITVASEIMAILCLSSDLDDLKQRVERIIVGYNRKGEPVTAGQLKAQGAVAALLKDALKPNLVQTLEHTPSFIHGGPFANIAHGCNSVMATKMALKLGDYVVTEAGFGADLGAEKFLDIKCRLSGLEPDAVVIVATVRALKSHGGVAKADLNQENLAALKEGLPNLLKHVENITVNFGLPAVVAINRFPTDTLAEVQLVEEECKKLGVNVALSEVWEKGGAGGVELAEEVLKLMDSPKNFTFAYDIDLGLKEKITAIATKIYGADGVDFIGSSTKDIEGIESIGYRNIPVCMAKTQYSLSDDQKKLGRPTGFRISIRSVKVSAGAGFAVALTGDIMTMPGLPKVPAAESIDVDNTGRISGLF, encoded by the coding sequence ATGGCTTTCAAAAGTGATATCGAAATCGCTCAGGAATCCACCATGCTGCCTGTGGCAGAGATCGCTGAAAAACTGAACATCGCCGAAGAGTATGTAGAATCCTATGGAAAGTACAAAGCTAAAATCGACTACAATCTCCTGAAGGAAAGAGGGGATACCCCCGACGGCAAGCTGATCTTAGTGACCGCCATTAATCCCACGCCGGCCGGTGAAGGGAAAACAACCACCACCGTTGGTCTGGGGGACGCCCTTACTCATTTGGGCAAGAAAGTCGTCATCGCTTTGCGCGAGCCCTCCCTGGGACCTGTATTTGGAGTTAAAGGCGGGGCGGCCGGCGGCGGCTATGCCCAAGTGGTTCCCATGGAAGATATTAACCTTCATTTCACAGGGGATCTCCATGCCATCGGTGCCGCCAACAACCTAATCGCCGCTTTGCTGGACAACCATATCTATCAGGGAAATGCCCTGGACATCGATGTAAGGCGCATCACCTGGAAACGATGCATGGACATGAACGATCGTCAGCTCAGATATATCAATGACGGCCTGGGGGGCAAAGCCAACGGCATGCCCCGGGAAGATGGTTTCGATATTACCGTGGCCTCGGAGATTATGGCCATTCTCTGCCTCTCCAGTGACCTGGACGATCTGAAGCAAAGAGTGGAGAGAATCATCGTCGGCTATAACCGCAAGGGAGAACCGGTCACCGCCGGTCAGCTGAAGGCTCAGGGAGCTGTGGCGGCCCTGCTCAAAGACGCTTTAAAACCCAATCTGGTGCAGACCCTGGAGCATACCCCCTCCTTTATCCATGGCGGACCTTTCGCCAATATTGCCCATGGCTGCAACAGTGTTATGGCCACCAAGATGGCCTTAAAGCTCGGGGATTATGTGGTCACAGAAGCAGGTTTCGGTGCCGACCTGGGCGCTGAGAAATTCCTCGATATCAAATGCCGCTTAAGCGGTCTGGAACCGGATGCCGTGGTCATCGTGGCTACCGTCCGCGCTCTTAAATCCCATGGAGGCGTTGCCAAAGCCGATCTGAATCAGGAAAACCTGGCAGCCCTCAAGGAAGGACTCCCCAATCTGCTCAAACATGTGGAGAACATTACGGTTAACTTCGGACTTCCCGCCGTCGTAGCCATTAACCGTTTTCCAACCGATACCCTGGCCGAGGTCCAGCTGGTGGAAGAGGAATGCAAAAAGCTGGGTGTCAACGTGGCCCTTTCCGAAGTATGGGAAAAGGGGGGAGCCGGCGGTGTAGAATTGGCTGAAGAGGTTCTTAAGCTCATGGACAGCCCCAAGAACTTCACCTTTGCTTATGACATCGATCTGGGGCTTAAAGAAAAGATCACCGCCATTGCCACCAAAATCTACGGTGCCGACGGTGTGGACTTTATCGGTTCCAGCACCAAGGATATCGAGGGCATCGAAAGCATCGGCTACCGCAATATTCCGGTTTGCATGGCCAAAACCCAGTACTCTCTGTCCGATGATCAGAAAAAGCTGGGACGTCCCACCGGCTTCAGAATATCCATCCGCAGTGTCAAAGTATCGGCAGGGGCCGGTTTTGCTGTGGCCCTGACCGGGGATATCATGACCATGCCCGGCCTGCCCAAGGTTCCGGCTGCCGAAAGCATTGATGTGGACAACACAGGCAGGATTTCCGGTTTATTCTGA
- the ligD gene encoding DNA ligase D — MRSKLNQYNQKRNFTRTLEPEGITEMPQEGLRFVVQHHLARRDHYDLRLEWDGAMLSWAVPKGPSYNTRDKRLAVQVEDHPLEYRHFEGTIPKGEYGGGVVMLWDEGFWEPYVDVDGGLHEGMLKFVLKGRRLKGRWALVRMKGKAGDKKDNWLLLKEKDDYVQTADGISQFITSIRTGRTMTEIEEGEEEKFTRNPFSSTEVQLAKLVRHLPEGEGWLYELKYDGYRIVAYLEGHRVRLMTRNGHDYTERFQDVASSLADWAEGRAMILDGEMAITDPEGKTDFQALQNYLKNPRTKNLTYILFDLLALDGADLRGHPLIHRKETLAALLENAPPNLHYSRHVRGKGEESFRAACEAGMEGIIGKKADALYSGTRNGDWIKLKCDQRQEFIIVGYTLSQKRISGISSLLLGIYEGRELVYAGRAGTGLKESDMEELEEKFKDIRRSSAPFKPAPKPRANERITWVEPELVVEVKFADWTEENLLRQASFKGLRADKNPREIRRERADEEKDDGELQLQPPAPERKSLMKINTNSMIIEGIKISSPDKVIFTDPEITKVDMIRYYAKVAERMLPYVSRRILSIVRCPKGVAQTCFYKKHPGPGSQGVVTIPILTSDGTTEDYFYIENPSGLIAEAQMGTLEFHIWGSRVDELEKPDLMVFDLDPDEGMELGTVRQGVRDLKTILAELSLNSYLKTSGGKGYHVVVPLKPAVSWGVFHDFAQGVAQVMEQKWPDRYTSNVRKAKRTNRIFIDWIRNGRGATSIAPYSLRARRGAKVSMPITWEELDTVAPDGVDMAEALRRIQDSDPWEGFFRNQQRLQ; from the coding sequence ATGAGGTCAAAACTCAATCAGTACAACCAAAAAAGGAATTTCACCAGAACCTTGGAGCCGGAGGGGATCACAGAAATGCCCCAGGAGGGGCTGAGGTTTGTAGTGCAGCACCATCTGGCCCGCAGAGATCACTACGATCTTCGTCTGGAATGGGATGGAGCCATGTTAAGCTGGGCAGTGCCCAAGGGGCCTTCCTACAATACCCGGGATAAGAGACTGGCTGTACAGGTGGAGGATCATCCTTTGGAATACAGGCATTTTGAGGGGACCATTCCCAAAGGGGAATACGGGGGCGGTGTGGTCATGCTCTGGGATGAAGGCTTCTGGGAACCTTATGTGGATGTGGATGGGGGACTCCATGAAGGTATGCTGAAGTTTGTACTGAAGGGCAGAAGGCTTAAAGGCAGGTGGGCTCTGGTACGGATGAAAGGGAAAGCCGGGGACAAGAAGGATAACTGGTTGTTGCTTAAAGAAAAAGACGACTATGTGCAAACTGCCGACGGAATTTCCCAATTTATCACCAGCATCAGGACCGGACGCACCATGACGGAAATTGAAGAAGGGGAGGAGGAAAAATTCACCCGAAACCCCTTCAGCAGTACGGAAGTGCAGCTTGCCAAATTAGTCCGTCACCTTCCCGAGGGTGAGGGCTGGCTTTATGAATTGAAGTATGACGGCTATCGGATCGTGGCCTATCTTGAAGGGCACAGGGTCCGGCTTATGACCAGGAACGGCCATGATTATACAGAGCGGTTCCAGGATGTGGCCTCTTCCCTCGCTGATTGGGCTGAGGGAAGGGCCATGATTCTGGATGGGGAAATGGCCATTACGGATCCGGAGGGCAAGACGGACTTTCAGGCTTTGCAGAACTATTTGAAAAATCCCCGGACCAAAAACCTGACCTATATCCTCTTTGATCTCCTGGCCCTGGATGGAGCCGACTTGCGGGGACACCCCCTGATCCACAGGAAGGAAACCCTGGCGGCCTTGCTGGAGAATGCTCCCCCAAACCTTCACTACAGCCGGCATGTGAGGGGAAAGGGCGAAGAAAGTTTCCGGGCGGCTTGTGAAGCAGGCATGGAGGGGATTATCGGCAAAAAAGCCGATGCCCTTTACAGCGGAACCAGGAACGGCGACTGGATCAAGCTGAAATGTGATCAAAGGCAGGAATTCATCATCGTCGGCTATACTCTTTCCCAGAAAAGAATCAGTGGGATCAGCTCCCTTCTCCTGGGTATTTACGAAGGCCGGGAATTGGTCTATGCCGGCCGGGCCGGTACCGGCCTGAAGGAAAGCGACATGGAGGAACTTGAAGAGAAATTTAAGGACATCAGGAGAAGTTCGGCGCCCTTTAAACCTGCTCCTAAGCCCAGAGCCAATGAACGGATCACCTGGGTGGAACCTGAACTGGTGGTGGAGGTTAAGTTTGCCGATTGGACCGAAGAGAATCTATTGAGGCAGGCCAGCTTCAAAGGCTTGCGGGCGGATAAGAACCCCAGGGAGATCAGGAGGGAGAGGGCGGATGAGGAAAAAGATGATGGGGAACTGCAGCTTCAGCCACCTGCCCCTGAAAGGAAGAGCCTCATGAAAATCAATACCAACAGCATGATTATCGAAGGAATCAAGATCAGCAGTCCGGACAAGGTGATCTTCACCGATCCTGAAATCACCAAAGTGGATATGATCCGGTATTACGCCAAGGTGGCAGAGCGCATGCTGCCCTATGTAAGCCGCCGGATTCTCAGCATTGTCCGCTGTCCCAAAGGGGTAGCCCAGACCTGCTTTTATAAGAAGCATCCCGGCCCCGGCAGTCAGGGAGTTGTCACTATTCCCATTCTCACCAGTGACGGAACAACAGAGGACTACTTCTATATTGAGAACCCTTCCGGGCTGATCGCCGAAGCCCAAATGGGCACTCTGGAATTTCACATCTGGGGGAGCCGTGTTGATGAGCTGGAAAAGCCGGATCTGATGGTCTTTGATCTGGACCCCGACGAGGGAATGGAGCTGGGTACGGTGCGCCAGGGTGTGCGGGATCTGAAAACCATCCTTGCCGAGCTTTCCCTGAACTCCTATCTCAAGACCAGCGGGGGCAAAGGATACCATGTGGTGGTCCCCTTAAAACCCGCCGTTTCCTGGGGAGTCTTTCATGATTTCGCCCAAGGCGTCGCCCAGGTCATGGAGCAGAAATGGCCGGATCGTTACACAAGCAATGTGCGCAAGGCCAAGCGCACCAACAGGATCTTCATCGACTGGATTCGCAACGGCCGGGGAGCCACCAGCATTGCCCCCTATTCCCTGAGAGCAAGAAGGGGAGCCAAGGTATCCATGCCCATCACTTGGGAGGAGCTGGATACAGTGGCTCCCGACGGTGTGGATATGGCGGAGGCCCTGCGCAGGATCCAGGACAGTGATCCCTGGGAAGGGTTTTTCCGGAATCAGCAGCGGCTTCAGTGA
- a CDS encoding cyclodeaminase/cyclohydrolase family protein, translating into MLESSAKDFVAALSSKEPIPGGGGASAYVGSMGMALGVMVGNLTVGKKKYADVEAEVKILIEKSEKVIARFQSLVAEDAAAFYPLSQAYGMPKNTEEEIQRKEETLQKALVNATLVPLEIARCCAEGIDLQEEFAQKGTRIAISDVGVGVAFLKAALEGAKLNVLINTQIMKDQEFKHRIETELADLCTVYTAKADRIFAEVQNSITGGKSS; encoded by the coding sequence ATGCTTGAGTCAAGCGCTAAAGACTTTGTAGCGGCCCTTTCATCAAAAGAACCTATACCGGGAGGCGGCGGAGCCTCGGCCTATGTGGGTTCTATGGGCATGGCACTGGGTGTAATGGTCGGGAATCTGACCGTGGGTAAGAAAAAATACGCTGATGTTGAAGCAGAGGTTAAGATTTTAATAGAAAAAAGCGAAAAAGTCATCGCCAGATTCCAGTCTCTGGTGGCGGAAGATGCCGCAGCCTTTTATCCCCTATCTCAGGCTTATGGCATGCCTAAAAACACCGAAGAGGAAATTCAGCGCAAAGAGGAAACACTGCAGAAAGCCCTGGTCAATGCCACCCTGGTTCCTCTGGAGATCGCCCGCTGCTGTGCGGAGGGGATCGACCTGCAGGAGGAATTCGCCCAGAAAGGCACCCGGATCGCCATCAGTGATGTGGGCGTGGGTGTGGCCTTCCTGAAGGCGGCCTTGGAAGGGGCCAAACTCAATGTTCTGATCAATACCCAGATCATGAAGGATCAGGAGTTCAAGCACAGAATCGAGACCGAACTGGCCGATCTCTGTACAGTCTATACAGCCAAGGCCGACCGGATTTTTGCTGAAGTTCAGAATTCCATTACGGGAGGTAAATCATCGTGA
- a CDS encoding VWA domain-containing protein produces MEYLLLDMARLLRRAGIHVGTPELEDCLQGLNHLGTKISKYAFYQLVNTTMIKTPWGAEFVLWLTELYYGPDPELSNDHLQLLSRRQVTEVTGEGLGSSGQGAPVELLAEAVLKKNIGLIYAVLQGLNIRLEPHWEDEERALEFFRERSGWGEVRRRVEESRRRGELGEEEYAQAWETLSEWNRLLQDQIELQMIQTMSGQVLLDELKKHNPRTIDFLAGEERQIEPMFREIQKLGRRLAVRPGRRHQVAGKGTIALSRTVRRALQTGGIPLAPVRVRRKPAKPDLWLLCDMSNSVSPFSYFMLLFVYATQSRYAHIRTFLFVDALLEVTEHFQGQDWSDALHSMKRLKGFNLTGYSHYGKVLQQFAAEHLTQLSRKTTVIILGDGKNNGYKPEGHEALAQIKESAAALYWLNPLSRNLWGTADCLMEKYEENCTGAWPCCNIQQLEQFLLSL; encoded by the coding sequence ATGGAATATTTACTGCTTGATATGGCCCGACTGCTCCGGAGAGCGGGGATCCATGTGGGCACCCCGGAGCTTGAGGACTGCCTGCAGGGGTTGAACCATCTGGGAACAAAAATCAGCAAGTACGCCTTTTATCAGCTGGTGAACACCACCATGATCAAAACCCCCTGGGGGGCGGAATTTGTGCTCTGGCTGACCGAGCTTTACTATGGGCCCGATCCGGAGCTCAGCAACGACCATCTCCAACTGCTTTCCCGCCGTCAGGTCACCGAGGTCACCGGGGAAGGTCTGGGCAGCAGCGGCCAGGGAGCGCCGGTGGAACTGCTGGCCGAGGCGGTGCTGAAGAAAAATATCGGCCTGATTTATGCCGTGCTCCAAGGATTGAACATCAGGCTTGAGCCTCATTGGGAAGACGAAGAACGGGCTTTGGAGTTTTTCCGTGAACGCAGCGGCTGGGGGGAGGTCCGGCGGAGAGTGGAAGAATCCCGCCGCCGGGGGGAACTGGGGGAAGAGGAGTACGCCCAGGCCTGGGAGACTCTCAGCGAATGGAACCGTCTCCTGCAGGATCAGATTGAACTGCAGATGATTCAAACTATGAGCGGGCAGGTTCTGCTGGACGAACTGAAAAAGCATAATCCCCGCACTATCGATTTTCTGGCCGGGGAAGAGAGGCAAATTGAGCCTATGTTCCGGGAAATTCAAAAGCTTGGCCGCAGATTGGCTGTCCGTCCGGGCCGGCGGCACCAGGTCGCGGGTAAAGGAACCATAGCTCTGAGCAGGACCGTCCGGCGGGCCCTGCAAACCGGCGGCATCCCCCTGGCGCCGGTACGGGTGCGCCGCAAACCGGCCAAACCCGATCTCTGGCTCCTCTGCGATATGTCCAATTCCGTCAGCCCCTTCAGCTATTTTATGCTGCTGTTTGTTTACGCCACCCAGAGCCGTTATGCCCATATCCGTACCTTTTTGTTTGTGGATGCACTGCTGGAGGTCACGGAGCATTTTCAGGGACAGGATTGGAGCGATGCCCTGCACAGCATGAAAAGGCTTAAAGGCTTCAACCTTACCGGCTATTCCCATTACGGCAAAGTCCTCCAGCAGTTTGCCGCGGAGCATTTAACCCAGCTCAGCAGGAAAACCACGGTAATTATCCTGGGGGACGGCAAGAACAATGGCTATAAGCCGGAAGGGCATGAGGCTCTGGCCCAGATAAAAGAGTCGGCGGCCGCCCTCTACTGGCTCAATCCCTTGAGCCGGAATCTCTGGGGCACCGCCGACTGTCTGATGGAAAAATACGAAGAGAATTGCACCGGAGCCTGGCCCTGTTGCAATATCCAACAACTGGAGCAGTTTTTACTTTCCTTGTAA
- a CDS encoding AAA family ATPase — translation MDSDELRQGLKEQGYIADDNTLMAMQCSLLLNKPLLIEGPAGAGKTELAKAWSRYWQRPLIRLQCYEGIDEAKALYEWNYQKQLLYIQSQNTRLQGIQDKPFQGAYPQDSDQQNPEDNAWAANSKTIYSEEFLLSRPLLKAIRSPQPVVLLIDEVDKSDEEFESFLLEILSDWQVSIPETGTISAASIPSVLLTSNNTRNLSHALRRRCLYLYLDYPGEQRELDILRLNFPELQETLGRQAVILIRKIRLERLKKHPSISEVLDWVNILNQMGARELSPPLALNTLGLLLKYKEDQEKIREKINQKDWFDGIFTA, via the coding sequence ATGGATTCTGATGAGCTGCGGCAAGGTCTGAAAGAACAGGGTTATATAGCCGATGACAATACCCTCATGGCTATGCAGTGTTCACTGCTGCTGAACAAGCCCCTTTTGATCGAGGGTCCGGCCGGTGCCGGAAAAACTGAACTGGCCAAAGCCTGGAGCCGTTATTGGCAGCGGCCCCTGATCCGCCTGCAATGCTATGAGGGGATCGATGAAGCCAAAGCTTTGTATGAATGGAATTACCAGAAGCAGCTGCTTTATATTCAATCTCAGAATACCCGGCTGCAGGGCATTCAGGATAAACCTTTTCAGGGGGCATATCCTCAGGACTCAGATCAGCAAAATCCGGAAGACAATGCCTGGGCCGCTAACAGCAAAACCATCTATTCGGAAGAATTCTTATTGAGCAGACCTTTGCTGAAAGCTATCCGCAGTCCCCAACCAGTGGTTCTGCTCATCGATGAAGTGGATAAAAGCGACGAGGAATTTGAAAGTTTTCTCCTGGAAATCCTCTCAGACTGGCAGGTCTCCATTCCGGAAACGGGCACGATCAGCGCGGCCAGCATCCCATCCGTCCTGCTCACCAGCAATAATACCCGCAACTTAAGCCATGCCCTGCGGCGGCGCTGCCTGTATTTATATCTGGACTATCCCGGTGAGCAGCGGGAGCTGGACATTCTGCGTCTGAATTTTCCGGAGCTGCAGGAAACTCTGGGCCGGCAGGCGGTCATTTTGATCCGCAAAATCAGGCTGGAACGGCTGAAAAAACATCCCAGCATCAGTGAGGTGCTGGACTGGGTCAACATCCTTAACCAAATGGGAGCCCGGGAGCTGTCCCCTCCCCTGGCCCTCAATACCCTGGGCCTGCTGCTTAAATATAAGGAAGACCAGGAGAAAATCAGAGAAAAAATAAACCAGAAGGACTGGTTTGATGGAATATTTACTGCTTGA